CGAAGGCGGTCCGGTCGTACGTCGTCCGCACCTGGTCGTTACTGGCGATGAGGTGGGACGCGGGGTCGTTGACGACCACGTTCCCGTTCTGGTCGAACCCGACGATCACCATCAGGTGCCCGTTGGTCCCGTAGCCCGCACCAGGCAGGTCGCCCTTCTTGAACGACAGCGACGCGATCAGCGGGATTCCCGCCTTGATGAACTGCTCCGCCTCGGTCAGCGACCGCAGCCGCGTGACGAAGGCGTCCACGCCGCGAGACCCGGCGTACGCCGTGTTGAACGGCCAGTTGCCCGCACCGTCGTACGCGTAGTCGAAGACCGATCGGGCCGAGTGGTCGACCTGTGGATCCGGGTCGGCCGGATCGACCCACGCGGTCTCGGCCGCGGTCGGACCGGCGCCGTAGTAGTCCAGCACCATCGCGGTGGACGTCGCCGAGCACCAGGCCTCGCCGCCGCCGTCCCACTGCGGATAGTGACCGATGTGCGTCTCCTGCGAGTACGTCGGTACGTCGAGGACGATGCCCTCCGCGCCGCCGAGGGGGCTGACGGCAACCTTCTTGTCCGAGGGGAGCCGGGAGGCCATCGCGCCGACGGACCGGACGACGGGCGACTGCGTCGTACCGCTCAACCGGTACAGGGTGACCTTGAGCTGCCAGCGATCGAGCCACTGACCTTTGGCGGACTGGAAGGTGTCGACGGCAACGGATCCGTTGGCGTCGCCCTGGCTGGGCACCGAGGTCCGGTGGATGTCGCCGGCCGCGGTGTCGTCGCCACCGGACCAGCGGCCGAGCACGTACCACTTGGTGGCCGTGCCGAGGTTCGTCGTACCTGCCATCGAGACCTCGACCCAGGTCCCCGGCGGGGTGGTCGCGTTCCAGGAGGCGACCAGTTCGGTCAGCCCGAAGCCGGTGCTGACGTGCGGCGAGACCCAACTGGTCTGGTCGTAGGACTTGGCGGTGCCGTCGCCGAACGGGTCGACGTACGCCGTGGTGCCGCTCGACGTACCGAACGTCAGGGCGCCGTCGGCGACCGTGGTGCCGAACTGCTGGCCGGCCAGGAAGTCGGCGTTCGACGTCCACGTGCGATAGGCGATCTGCCGTGCCGGTGCGACCTTCACGGCTTCGCTCGGCAAGCTGCCGGCGCTGAGCACAACCACACCGAGAATCAGCGCGGTGACAGAACGGGCGGAAGTCATAGTTAGACGTTAACTCTGGCGGCAGTCGCTGTCACGAGGACGGCGCGCCGCGGTAAATAGTTACGAACGTTTGTCCCATTCGCTGTAGAGCAGGGCGAAAACGAGCTCGTCGGTCCACTCGCCCTTGAGGTACTCGTTCTGCACGAAGTGCGCCTCCTGCCGCAGACCGAGCCGCTCGAGCAGCTTCACCGAGCCGGTGTTGCGGGCGTCCAGCCGCGCGATGATCCGGTGCAGGCCGAGCTCCTCGAAGCCGAGCCGCAGCAGTTCGACCGATGCCTCGGCGGCGTACCCGTGGCCGTGCGACTCCGGGTGGAAGACATAGCCGATCTCGCCGGTGCGGTGCTCGACGTTGTTCATGAACAGCGTCACCTCACCCAGGTGCTGACCGGTGTCCCGCAGGACCACCGCGACGGTGAGCGCTCGACCGTCGCGGTCCATCGGGACATCGGCCAACCGGCCGGTGAGGGCCTCCGTGACCTGCTCCGGCGTGCGCACGTCGTACAGCAGAAAACGTGTGACGTCAGGGTTCGACTGCAGTTTCAGCAGGTCGTCGTAGTCGTTCTCGACGTAGCGTCGAAGGGTCAGGCGGTCAGTCTCGATCGGCAGCGAATAGCTCACCGATCGAGACTATGCGACCGCGGCAACGGAATTATCCGTTCGCCAGCGCCGTCAGCCGGGACATGTCGCCGTTGAACCGGTTCGAGTCGACCGGCGACGAGGTGTACTGCCAGATGGTGTGGAACGGCCAGCCGCCGGGCAGTGTCCCCGGCGAGGAGGCGTACTTCGCCACCCATAGCGGGTTCGTGGAGTTGAACGCGGTGCTGTTCCCGGTGCACCGGGTCCACCAGTCCAGGTTCGTGTAGATCGGCACGTCCCGGCCGGTGCGCGCCTTGTAGGTGTTGGCGAAGTCGCGGATCCAGCTGACCATCGCGGACGCGCTCAGCCCGTAGCAGGTGGCGCCGTACGGGTTGTACTCGATGTCGAGCGCACCCGGCAGCGTCTTGCCGTCGCGGGACCAGCCGCCGCCGTGGGCCAGGAAGTAGGTGGCCTGGTTGGCGCCGCTGGAGTCGTTCGGGGTGGCGAAGTGGTAGGCGCCGCGGATCATCCCGACGTTGTAGGACCCGTTGTACTGCTGGGCGAAGTACGGGTTCGTGTAGTAGTTGCCCTCGGTCGCCTTCACGTAGGCGAACCGCTTGCCGGCACTCCAGTACGAGGCCCAGTTGACGTTCCCCTGGTGACTCGACACGTCGATACCTTCGACGGTGGCGGTGGGCGCCATCTCGGCCGGGGCTGTGCTGGTCGTGCTGGCGGTGGTCGTAGTGTTCTGCGTCCAGCCCATGTAGGCGTCGCCGGCGCGGTCGATGCCGTGCTGACGTGCCTGTGCGGTGGGCTGGTGGGACGCGGTGCTGCTTTCCGGCACCGGGCTTGCTTGGGCGGAGCCGACCGAGGCCAAGATCAGGCCGAGGGTAGCGGCGGCACCCGTGAAAAGGGCGGACTTCACGGTTTCCTCCAGAGCGATGAGGGGCGGACAGAGCGCTCGGCGATGGTCTTACCCGGATCCGGCAAGAACCAACCCTTGTCCCGGTTTGTTCGGTGATTATTTACCGGCGTCACCTCCCGTTACCCTTGACCGGTGACACTTCGCTTGTACGACACCGCAACAGCAGCAGTGCGTGATTTCGAGCCGGTCCACCCGGGCAAGGTCGGGATCTACCACTGTGGGCTGACGGTGCAGGGTGCCCCGCATGTCGGGCACATCTACAAGGAAGTGGTCTTCGACGTCCTGCGGCGCTGGCTGGAGCGGTCCGGCTACGAGGTGACCGTGATCGCGAACGTGACCGACATCGAGGACAAGATCCTCACGAAGTCGGCCGAGCGCGGCGTCCCGTGGTGGGCGCATGCCTACGAGTTCGAGCGCGAGCTGCACTGGGCGTACGACGTCCTCGGCTGCCGCCCGCCGACGTACGAACCGCGCGCCACCGGGCACATCCCGGAGATGCTCGAGATGATCGCCGAGCTGATCGAGGGCGGGCACGCGTACGTCGCTCCTGACGGGTCCGGCGACGTCTACTTCGACGTGAAGTCCTGGCCGGCGTACGGCGCTCTGTCGCACCAGCGGATCGACGACATGGAGGCCGCCGAGGACGCGGACCCGCGCGGCAAGCGGGACCCGCGCGACTTCGCGCTCTGGAAGGGCTGGACCGACGCCACGCCGCGGACCGCCTCCTGGCCGGCCCCCTGGGGTCGCGGCCGCCCGGGCTGGCACATCGAGTGCTCGGCGATGGCTGGCAAGTACCTCGGCGACGAGTTCGACATCCACGGCGGCGGGCTGGACCTGCGGTTCCCGCACCACGAGAACGAGCTGGCCCAGTCGACCGCGGTCGGGCAGAAGTTCGCCCGGTTCTGGATGCACAACGCGCTCGTCACCACGGCCGGCGAGAAGATGTCGAAGTCGATGGGCAACAGCGCCGTCGTGCGGAACGTCGTCGAGCGCGTGCGCCCGATCGAGCTGCGGTACTACCTGGTGCAGTCGCACTACCGTTCGGTCGTCGAGTTCTCGTTCGAGGCGCTCGACGAGGCCGCGAAGAGCTTCCAGCGGATCGAGGGCTTCGTGACCCGGGCCGTCGAGGTGACCGGTGGCGTCGAGCCGGACGCCGAGCTGCCGGGTGACTTCGTGGCCGCGATGGACGACGACCTGGGTACGCCGGCCGCGATCGCCGTACTGCACAACACCGTGCGGGACGGCAACAAGCTGGTTGCCGACGGCGACTCGGAGGCGCTGCGCGAGGTGCTGGCGTCGGTGCGCGGGATGCTCGGCGTGCTCGGGCTCGACCCGCTGGCCGAGCCGTGGGTGTCTCGGGCCGGCGGCAGCGACGAGCTCACCGAGGTGGTCGACGGCCTGGTGAAGGCGCTGCTCGAGCAGCGCCAGGCAGCACGGGCGCGCAAGGATTACGCCGCCGCGGACGCTGTCCGCGACCGGTTGAAGGCGCTCGGCGTCGTCGTCGAGGACACACCGCAGGGACCACGCTGGTCTCTCGCGACAACTACGACTGACGAGGGAAACTGACGTGCCAGGCAACAGCCAGCGTAAGGGCGCCATCCGGAAGAAGCCGCGGGGGAACCCGACGGCCGGGTCCGGCGGCCGGGTCCGCCGCGGACTCGAGGGCAAGGGGCCGACGCCGAAGGCCGTGGACCGGACCAAGCACCCGGCGCACAAGCGGGCGAAGGCGGCCGAACGGGCCAAGGACCGGACGGAGCGCACCCGCCGCCCGGCGCGCAAGGACAACGAGTCCGCGGTCGAGTGGGTGTACGGGCGGAACCCGGTGGTCGAGGCCCTGCGTGCCGGCGTACCGGCCGCGGCCCTGCACGTTGCCGAGGGCACCGAACGGGACGCCCGGCTGCGCGAGGCGCTGCTGGTCGCGGTCGAGACCGGAGTATCGGTGCTCGAGGTGCCGCGCGCGGAGCTCGACCGGGTCACCTCGGGCGGCTCGCACCAGGGCGTCGCGCTGCAGATCCCGCCGTACGAGTATGCGCACCCGGACGACCTGCTCGACCGGGCGCACGCCGCCGGCGAGGTGCCGCTGATCGTCGCGCTCGACGGCGTGACCGATCCCCGCAACCTCGGCGCGATCACGCGGTCCGCCGCGGCCTTCGGGGCGCACGGTGTCGTGGTCCCGGAACGCCGTACGGCGTCGATGTCGGCCTCGGCCTGGAAGACCTCGGCCGGCGCCGCGGCCCGGATCCCGGTCGCCCGCGCGGGCAACCTCAACCGGGCGCTCAAGTCCTACAAGGACGCCGGCCTCCTGGTGATCGGCCTCGACATGAACGGCGCCGTGGACCTGCCGTCCTTCGAGGCCGCCACCGAGCCGATCGTCCTGGTGATCGGCTCCGAAGGTAAGGGCCTGGCCCGACTGGTCCGCGAGAACTGCGACCTGATCGTCTCGATCCCGATGACCAGCGCCACCGAGTCGCTGAACGCCGGCATCGCCGCCGGCGTCACCCTCTACGAAATCTCCCGCCGCCGCGCTTGATGGAACTGGTTGATGGAACTACTTGACGGAACTAGTTAGGGGAACCACTTGATGTAACTACCTGATGTAGTTACTTTGATGGTATGAGGACGATCGGGCTGCGGGAGCTGAATCAGAATCCGTCGAAGGCGGTGGCTCGGGTGCGGGCCGGTGAAACGATCGTCGTGACTGACCGGGGCCGTCCGGTGCTTCGTCTTGTGCCCGAAGACGAGCATCCGGGTGTTCTGCAGCATCTGCTGGACTCCGGCGAGGTGTCCCCGCCGGCCGAGCTCGGGATGCCGGATCTGATGCTGGAGTTGGCGCCAGAGGTCGATAGCCTGTCCGACCTGCTGATCGAGGATCGCGACAAGGAGCGGCGCAGGTGATCTACCTCGATTCCTGCGCCCTGCTCAAGTTCATCAAGCCGGAGGCCGAGTCGGCGGCTCTGCGTGCCTGGCGTGGGGCGTTGCCTGCGGACGCTGAGCTGGTCACCAGCGAACTCGCGAGCCTGGAGATCACCCGCACGCTTCTCCGTGCGGGGATCAATCATCAGCAGGTGCCGTACTTCGCCGCGCAAGCGGTCCGCGGCGTATATCTGGCCGATCTCACCTCGACGGTGCTCGCTCGGGCGATGGCGTATCGCACGGCCAAGTTGGGCTCTCTTGACGCCATCCACCTGGCGAGCGCGGAACCGTTCCGCTCGGACCTGTCCGAGTTCGTTACGTACGACAAGGAGCTGGCCGCTGCGGCCGAGGAGCTCGGTTTCCCGGTCCTGTCGCCGGCCTGACGGCACTGCGGGCCCGGAGTTTCCTCCGAGCCCGCAGCTCTTTGGATCAGTAGACGCTCACGCCGTAGCGGGAGAGTACTTCGGTGACGGGCTGGAAGTAGGTGGTGCCGCCGGAGGAGCAGTTGCCGGAGCCGCCGGAGGTGAGGCCGAGGGCTACCGAGCCGGCGAACAGCGCGCCGCCGGAGTCGCCGCCTTCCGCGCAGACGTTCGTGCGGATCAGGCCGGTGACAGTGCCTTCGGCGTAGTTGACCGTGGCGTTCGTCGCGGTGACCGAGCCACTGTGCACACCGGTCGTGCTACCGCTGCGCTTGACCGCCTGCCCCACCGAGGCGTTGCCGGCGGACGTGATGTCCTGGGACGAGCCGTTGTAGAGGTCCACGGTCCCGGGGTGGTTCGTGTACGACGTGCTGTACTTGACGATCCCGTAGTCGTTGCCCGGGAAGCTCGTCCCGTACCGGGTGCCGAGCAGTGTGGTCTTGGCCGAGTTGGAGTACCAACTGGAGCCGATGTTGGTGCAGTGACCAGCGGTCAGGAAGTAGTACGTGCTGCCGCTGCGCACGTTGAAGCCCAGCGAACAGCGGTACTGCCCGCTGTAGATGGCGTCGCCGCCGGCGATGAACTTCGTCAGCTTGCCGGACATCTTCTCGAGCTTGATCCGGTCGCCGTACTGCTTGGTGACGCTGGTCAGCTTCGCCAGCTTCGCGCCGGTGACGGTCGGGTCGTACGACACGATGATCCGGCCGTCCGGGTCGGTCTGCCACGCCGTACCCGGGATCGTCGCGTTCTCGGCCAGGGCGGACGAGATCGCGGCTGACGACAATGTGGACAGGGTGGACGGATTGACCGGTGCGGCCGAGGCCTGCGTTGCCAGAAGTCCGGCGGCGGCAAGCCCGGCCGCGGCCAGGAGTGCGGTGGTACGGCGGAATGGGGACATGTTCACGGTTTCAGCCTCCTCACGATGAGGACGCCTTCGGGGCGGGGCGTCCTTGACTTCAACCGTGACGAGTCCTACCCACAATCTCCGTGAGTATTCAGACAAACTCGGAGCGTAGGGGAAACCTCCGCTCAGTAGATGGAGACCCCGTAGGCGTTGAGGGCTTCCACGACCGGCTGGAAGTAGGTCACGCCGCCCGAGGTGCAGTCGCCCGAACCACCGGAGGTGAGACCGAACGCCCACTGGCGGTAGAACAGCGGACCGCCCGAGTCACCCGGCTCCGCGCACACGCTGGTGCGGATCAGGCCGGCCACGCGTCCGTCGCCGTAGTTCACGACCGAGTTCAGCCCGGTCACGCGACCGCTGTGCAGGCCGCTGGTGGCGCCGGAGCGGTAGACCAGCTGGTTGAGGCCCGGATTCGCCGCCCGGGTGATGTCCTGCGAGCGACCGTTGTACAGGTACACGCTGCCGCCCGGCACCTTCAGCGGGATGTCGGTGCGGTAGACGACCAGTGCGTAGTCGTTCCACGGGTAGCTGGCGTGGTGCACCGCGCCCGTGAACACCTTGTGGCCCGGGTCCTGGTACCAGCGGGCCGCGTCGACACCGCAGTGACCGGCAGTGAGGAAGTAGTACTTGCCGCGTCGCTGCACGTTGAAGCCGACGCTGCACTTGTACTCGCCGCCGTACGTCGCCATGCCGCCGCTGATGTACTTCTGCAGCTTGCCTGGCAGCTTCTCGAGCTTGACGTTCGACCCGAGCTGCTTGGTCAGGCCGGTCAGCTTGCTCAGCTTCGTGCCGGTGACCGTGGGGTCGTACGACACCAGCACGGTGCCGTCCGGCTGCGTCATCCACGCCGTACCGGGGGTGTAGATCTGGTCGTTCAACGTCTTGGTGATCGCCTTGGCGGAGAGACGGGGCGGCTTCACCGGATCGGCCCCGGCCGGTACGGCGGCGGTGAGGGCGAGAGCGGCGGCCGCCACCATGACCGCAGTTCGTCGGAGAGTTTTCATATCATCAGCCTTCCGGGGCGTACGGCTCTGATGCGCGGTGTGGCAGCAAGAGGACGGTGCTCAACCTTAAACGTCGCGGTGGTTCAGTCCAGGCGCAGGGAGTGCAGTACGAACGAGGCGAGTTCGCGGTAGGCCTCGGCGTCGTTCAGTCCGGTCCGCCGGGCGATGTCGCCGCGCTGGATCGCCTGCATGGTGTGGGCGATCATCTCGGCCGCGAACGCGATGTCGACCTGCCGGAACATCTTGTTGTTGATGCCGTCCTCGATCAGCGTCCGGACCCGCTCGGCCGCGATCCGGGTGTTTCGCTCGTACACCGACCGGGCGGGCGCGAACGTCGCCACGTCGTCGAGGAAGGTCCGGCTGGCAGGCCGCAGCGCGTCCGCGACCGCGTTCAGGTACGCCGCGATCCGCCGGTCGTGCCGGGTCTGCCGGGCCACCGCGGACTCGACCTGCGCGGTGGCGTTCTTGAAGTAGTGCTTCACCACCTCGACGGCGAGCTGCTCCTTGCTCGGCGCCAGCGCATACAGGGTCGTTTTGCTGCAGCGCAGCTCGGCGGCCAGGTCGTCCAGGGTGAACCGGCTGAACCCCTGCTCGAGGAACAGGGACAGGAGCCGGTCGAGCAGCTCGGACTGCCGGCGGGTCCGCCGCCCGGGAACGACTGTTGTCATATCGAGA
This Kribbella sp. NBC_00482 DNA region includes the following protein-coding sequences:
- a CDS encoding peptidase C39 family protein produces the protein MTSARSVTALILGVVVLSAGSLPSEAVKVAPARQIAYRTWTSNADFLAGQQFGTTVADGALTFGTSSGTTAYVDPFGDGTAKSYDQTSWVSPHVSTGFGLTELVASWNATTPPGTWVEVSMAGTTNLGTATKWYVLGRWSGGDDTAAGDIHRTSVPSQGDANGSVAVDTFQSAKGQWLDRWQLKVTLYRLSGTTQSPVVRSVGAMASRLPSDKKVAVSPLGGAEGIVLDVPTYSQETHIGHYPQWDGGGEAWCSATSTAMVLDYYGAGPTAAETAWVDPADPDPQVDHSARSVFDYAYDGAGNWPFNTAYAGSRGVDAFVTRLRSLTEAEQFIKAGIPLIASLSFKKGDLPGAGYGTNGHLMVIVGFDQNGNVVVNDPASHLIASNDQVRTTYDRTAFENAWVPHSGGLVYVVHPEGMPLPAPSDPQHNW
- a CDS encoding GNAT family N-acetyltransferase; its protein translation is MSYSLPIETDRLTLRRYVENDYDDLLKLQSNPDVTRFLLYDVRTPEQVTEALTGRLADVPMDRDGRALTVAVVLRDTGQHLGEVTLFMNNVEHRTGEIGYVFHPESHGHGYAAEASVELLRLGFEELGLHRIIARLDARNTGSVKLLERLGLRQEAHFVQNEYLKGEWTDELVFALLYSEWDKRS
- a CDS encoding lysozyme, with the translated sequence MKSALFTGAAATLGLILASVGSAQASPVPESSTASHQPTAQARQHGIDRAGDAYMGWTQNTTTTASTTSTAPAEMAPTATVEGIDVSSHQGNVNWASYWSAGKRFAYVKATEGNYYTNPYFAQQYNGSYNVGMIRGAYHFATPNDSSGANQATYFLAHGGGWSRDGKTLPGALDIEYNPYGATCYGLSASAMVSWIRDFANTYKARTGRDVPIYTNLDWWTRCTGNSTAFNSTNPLWVAKYASSPGTLPGGWPFHTIWQYTSSPVDSNRFNGDMSRLTALANG
- the cysS gene encoding cysteine--tRNA ligase; the protein is MTLRLYDTATAAVRDFEPVHPGKVGIYHCGLTVQGAPHVGHIYKEVVFDVLRRWLERSGYEVTVIANVTDIEDKILTKSAERGVPWWAHAYEFERELHWAYDVLGCRPPTYEPRATGHIPEMLEMIAELIEGGHAYVAPDGSGDVYFDVKSWPAYGALSHQRIDDMEAAEDADPRGKRDPRDFALWKGWTDATPRTASWPAPWGRGRPGWHIECSAMAGKYLGDEFDIHGGGLDLRFPHHENELAQSTAVGQKFARFWMHNALVTTAGEKMSKSMGNSAVVRNVVERVRPIELRYYLVQSHYRSVVEFSFEALDEAAKSFQRIEGFVTRAVEVTGGVEPDAELPGDFVAAMDDDLGTPAAIAVLHNTVRDGNKLVADGDSEALREVLASVRGMLGVLGLDPLAEPWVSRAGGSDELTEVVDGLVKALLEQRQAARARKDYAAADAVRDRLKALGVVVEDTPQGPRWSLATTTTDEGN
- the rlmB gene encoding 23S rRNA (guanosine(2251)-2'-O)-methyltransferase RlmB codes for the protein MPGNSQRKGAIRKKPRGNPTAGSGGRVRRGLEGKGPTPKAVDRTKHPAHKRAKAAERAKDRTERTRRPARKDNESAVEWVYGRNPVVEALRAGVPAAALHVAEGTERDARLREALLVAVETGVSVLEVPRAELDRVTSGGSHQGVALQIPPYEYAHPDDLLDRAHAAGEVPLIVALDGVTDPRNLGAITRSAAAFGAHGVVVPERRTASMSASAWKTSAGAAARIPVARAGNLNRALKSYKDAGLLVIGLDMNGAVDLPSFEAATEPIVLVIGSEGKGLARLVRENCDLIVSIPMTSATESLNAGIAAGVTLYEISRRRA
- a CDS encoding type II toxin-antitoxin system Phd/YefM family antitoxin; the encoded protein is MRTIGLRELNQNPSKAVARVRAGETIVVTDRGRPVLRLVPEDEHPGVLQHLLDSGEVSPPAELGMPDLMLELAPEVDSLSDLLIEDRDKERRR
- a CDS encoding type II toxin-antitoxin system VapC family toxin, whose protein sequence is MIYLDSCALLKFIKPEAESAALRAWRGALPADAELVTSELASLEITRTLLRAGINHQQVPYFAAQAVRGVYLADLTSTVLARAMAYRTAKLGSLDAIHLASAEPFRSDLSEFVTYDKELAAAAEELGFPVLSPA
- a CDS encoding S1 family peptidase — translated: MSPFRRTTALLAAAGLAAAGLLATQASAAPVNPSTLSTLSSAAISSALAENATIPGTAWQTDPDGRIIVSYDPTVTGAKLAKLTSVTKQYGDRIKLEKMSGKLTKFIAGGDAIYSGQYRCSLGFNVRSGSTYYFLTAGHCTNIGSSWYSNSAKTTLLGTRYGTSFPGNDYGIVKYSTSYTNHPGTVDLYNGSSQDITSAGNASVGQAVKRSGSTTGVHSGSVTATNATVNYAEGTVTGLIRTNVCAEGGDSGGALFAGSVALGLTSGGSGNCSSGGTTYFQPVTEVLSRYGVSVY
- a CDS encoding S1 family peptidase produces the protein MKTLRRTAVMVAAAALALTAAVPAGADPVKPPRLSAKAITKTLNDQIYTPGTAWMTQPDGTVLVSYDPTVTGTKLSKLTGLTKQLGSNVKLEKLPGKLQKYISGGMATYGGEYKCSVGFNVQRRGKYYFLTAGHCGVDAARWYQDPGHKVFTGAVHHASYPWNDYALVVYRTDIPLKVPGGSVYLYNGRSQDITRAANPGLNQLVYRSGATSGLHSGRVTGLNSVVNYGDGRVAGLIRTSVCAEPGDSGGPLFYRQWAFGLTSGGSGDCTSGGVTYFQPVVEALNAYGVSIY
- a CDS encoding TetR/AcrR family transcriptional regulator yields the protein MTTVVPGRRTRRQSELLDRLLSLFLEQGFSRFTLDDLAAELRCSKTTLYALAPSKEQLAVEVVKHYFKNATAQVESAVARQTRHDRRIAAYLNAVADALRPASRTFLDDVATFAPARSVYERNTRIAAERVRTLIEDGINNKMFRQVDIAFAAEMIAHTMQAIQRGDIARRTGLNDAEAYRELASFVLHSLRLD